The sequence GGTGCCAAAACCTGGGATTCAAAGCTCTATTCTGTGTCCAAAGCCATTACTTCCAGCCACTATGGGTACTAACAAACTTCCCATTAAAAGGCTCTCACCAGCTGAGATTcaacaaaagagggaaaaaggttTATGTTTCAATTGTGAGGAAAAATACCAACCTAGGCATAAATGCAAGAACCAAATAGCTCCGTTGTTATTAGAAGGGGAAGGCACTGACGCATTACAACCTATAAATGATATTAAAGAATCTACTGATTGCTATGATTTTAGTGACCCAAGTCCTGCCATAAGCTTACATGCTTTAATGGGTCATTCTACACCTAAGACTTTGAGATTGCAAggcatcattaaaaaaaagagggtaCAGATATTGATAGATGGGGGAAGTACCCATAATTTCATCCAAGAAAGAGTTGTAAAATTCCTTGGACTCACTATTACCCCTTCTAGACATTTTAAGGTCCAAGTTGGGAATGGAGAGTATCTCTCTTGCATGGGGATGTGCAAGGATGTTGCACTATCATTGCAGTAGCACATCTTCTCTACAGATTTCTACATCATATCTTTACAAGGAGCTGATGTTATTTTAGGAGTTCAATGGTTACAAATTTTGGGACCAATTACAACAGATTATGCAAAGCTCACTATGAAATTCCAATGGCAAAGCAGAAAAATTCATTTACAAGGGGATCAAGAGACTCAACCTGATTATATTACACTTAATCAGCTAAAGCAGCTAACTGATAATGGAAGAATAGCATCATGTTTCACATTAATGGCCTATACAACAGTGAGTGACCATTAACATCAACAAGATTCACTACAAACAAATTTGGATCCTGCCATCCAAACAATTCTGCTGCAATACCAAGAGGTATTTTCGGAACCATCTACACTTCCTCCTTCTAGACCTACAGACCACAGAATTTTGTTAGAACCAGGGGCTAAACCAGCAAATATTAAGCCTTATAGGTACCCTCATTTCCAGAAAAATGAGATAGAGAAACTTGTAGAGGAAAATGCTGCATGTTGGGGTCATACAGCCTAACACAAGCCCTTATAGTTCACCtgtacttttggtaaaaacagaAGGATGGAAGTTGGAGATTTTGTGTTGATTATAGAGGCCTTAATGCTGTCACAATAAAAGAAAGATTTCCTATCCTTACTGTGGATGAGTTACATGGGGCGACCGTTTTTTCCAAGTTGGATTTAAGGGCTTGCTACCATCAAGTAAGAATGCACACAAATGATGTTCCTCAAACAGCCTTTCGGACACATCATGGGCATTATGAATTTTTAGTGATGCGTTTTGGCCTCACTAATGCTCGATCCACCTTTCAGTCAACcatgaatcaaaattttcaaccatTCTTGAGGAAGTTTGTTATCATATTCTTTGATGATATCCTAGTTTATAGCAAGTGTTTGACAGACCATGTGGCACACTTACAAAGTGTTCTCCAATGCTTAAAGATACACTCCTTGTTTGCTAAGTTGAGTAAATGCACTTTTGCTCAGTCATCCATTGAATATTTAGGCCATGTAATCTCTGCTCTTAGAGTAGAACCTGATAAAACCAAAGTGGAGTCTATGATCAACTGGTCTGAGCTAACAAACCAGAAACAATTGAGGGGATTTTTAGGTCTTATGGGATATTATCGAAGATTCATTAAAGGCTATGCATTTGTAGCAGCCCCCCTCACCGACTTATTGAAGAAGGAATGGTTTTCATGGAGCCATCAAGCCCAAGAGGCTTTTGAAATGTTGAAGAAAGCCATGATTGAAGCACCGGTATTAGCTCTGCTGATTTTACTCAACCCTTTACATTGGAGACCTATGCATCAGGGATGGGTATTGGCGCTGTGTTGCTGCAACTTGGTCATCCCATTGCTTTCTTCACCAAGAAGTTATGTCCTAAGATGCAAAGAGAATCTACCTACATCAGGGAATTACAGGCCATCACTTCAGCTGTAGCAAAGTGGAGACAATATTTGTTGGGAGGTAAATTTTACATCAAAACTTACCAAAAGAGCTTGAGAGGTTTGATGGACCAGATAATGCAAACTCCTGCACAACAATATTACTTGTCAAAGCTTCTAGGTTACAAATATGAAATTGCATATAAACCAGGGAAGGAAAACGCTGTTGCTGATGCACTATCCATTTTTTTACCACTACCCAACCAAGCATCATGGCTATTTCAGTTCtaatttttgagtttttggATCAATTGAAGCACGAGAACGAGAGGGATCCAGAAATCACAAACctgatagaaaatattttagcTCAACCACAACAATTTGCACAACGGTCAATAAGGGACGGTTTCATATACAATAGAGGAAAATTGTTCTTGGGAACTCAATCCGAACTCAAGGCTACGCCGATCAAGGAATTTCACTCATCACCTACAGGTGGCCATGCTGGAATACATAGAACATATGTTAGATTGGCTGCAAATTTCTACTGGAAGGGAATGAAGCAAGATGTGCAAAAATTCATACAACAATGTCTTCCCTGCCAGCAGATCAAGAGCAATACTGCACCACCATTTGGTTTATTACAACCTTTGCCTACTCCAGAACAGGTTTGGGAAGATATTAGTATGGATTTCATTACTCATCTATCTTCATCAATGGGTTCACAGTCATTTTAGTAGTGGTTGACAGATTCTCAAAATTTACCTATTTCGGTCCTTTACAAAAACATTATAATGCCAGTAAAGTAGCAGCTGTTTTTATGGAAATAGTATGCAAAACACATGGTTTTCCAAGGTCTGTTGTGAGTGATAGGGATACTATTTTCCTAAGTCAGTTTTGGCATATTATTCAGCCCGATGATTTCCCTAAGGAGCTGAATAATTTAGTGATGGAGGGTTCAGCTTTTAAGACTTTTTATAGATTGTAATATGTCTTAATTTATCCTTGCCTTCTTCTTTGTAATGCAGGGCCTGTCCAGCTTTGTTTTCTAGGGGCTTCTCCTCCATTCTGTAGGTCAGTCCAAAGATGGAGATAGAGGCTGCCTTTTCTTGTacattattttttccttttctatacAGACAaattacttatcaaaaaaaaaaaaaaaaaaacagtcaGTTTTGGCAAGAACTCTTTAAATTGCAAGGGACAGAACTGAGAATGAGCTCAGCCTATCACCCTCAGACAGATGGGCAATCTGAAGTTGTCAATAGATGTCTTGAACAATATCTCAAAGCATTTGTAGCAAATCAACCTAACCACTGGTTTAAGTATCTGAGTTGGGCTGAATTCCATTATAACACTGTATCCCATTCTTCTATTGGAATGACACCTTTTgaagctatttttggaaaaccaCCACCTTCTATACTAGCATACTGTGGAGGTAGTACCAATTGGAAGCACTAGACCAAGACTTAAACATGAGGGCTGAGATATTACAGTGACTCAAGTTACACTTACACTCTGCTCAATCTAAAATGAAAGCTAAGGCTGTTCTATACAGGACTGACATTCAACTACAAGTGGGAGACTAGGTGTTGGTGAGGTTGCAATCTTACAGACAAATAACAGTAGCCAACAGATCCTCAGACAAACTCAGCAAGAAATACTTTGGCCCTTttcaaatctttaaaaaaattgGATCTGTGGCATATAAACTAcaactgtaataccctacttcttagacccggtttgattacacggttgacccggtttaaccatgcagggcccgaaccggagagagttaaggcgggttccttatggaccatgatggcaagggtgaccttaaacaccggctggccctacaagttcgagccagtgctagaagagacgggggtacccaagccgtgtacatgcacctatcacaaggccatgtacggataaagcaggtatgtagccgtatattaaggcgcatacgtatattacatcgtatgccaagtgtgagattcgtgccgagggctaaattctgtcaaaatcccacttgttggccaagttttggccctcaggtgggcggtcacaggtgggcgcatctacccacctgagtgacccacccatgtgattacttagttattttaggaagtataaatagcatttatattttcctttttcttttctcatttatgacactcggacgttggtgagaagagtaaagaggagagagaaaagaagggaaagaagaggagaagagaaggaagaggaagaagagatggatttcagcggcgccgaggcctgatcttcccattccgacgccggaagagtgatctccatcACTAGagctacgtttagaggtgagcaaaggctaggttccttaaactttcaccatacccaagtaaaacccttgatttgggtagggtttcttgaggtcttgcaAATCCCCTTTGAGATGANtttgagatcttatcccaggttggctcagtagcctatatgcttgctctgccaccttcacttggggatgttcacaatgtattccatgtatccatgctgaagagatacgtgcatgatccatctcatgtattactcgtggaaccagagtacctagaagctgatatgacctatacagaacagccagctgaaattttggaccggaaggtgaataCCCTTCGCAACcgttccatttcctatgtaaaggtgcgatgggctgatcattcgcttgaagaagcatcttgggaggtagaggatgaaatgcaagccaagtaccctcatctttttgatcaaccaggtacgcaatttcgaggacgaaatttttcagaagggggggtaatgtaataccctacttcttaaacccggtctgattacgcggttgacccggttcaaccatgcaggaactgaaccagagggagttaaagcgggttccttatgggctatgatggcaagggtgaccttaaacatcggctggcccgacaagtccaagccagtgccagaagagatgggagtgcccaagccgtgtatatgTACCTACcgtaaggccatgtacagataaagcaggtattgtagccgtatattaaggtatatacatatactacatcgtatgctagggtggggttcacgccaggcccgaactctgtcaaaatcccaagttttggccctcaggtgggcggacaggtgggtgcacccacccacctgagtgacccatccatgtgcactatttagttatttaggaagtatatatatggcatttatgattttcttttcttttcatttatgacacccgtacattggtgagaatagtaaagaggagagagaaaagaaagggaagaagaagagaagagaaggaagaggaagaagagaaggatttcagcggcgccgaagcttgatcttcccattccggtgccggaagagtgatcttcaactatAGATCTACATTTacaggtaagcaaagttgggttctttgaacattcaccatacccaagcttaaacccttgattcgagtagggtttcttgagatcttgtaaatcccctttgaaatgatgaatctaaggtttaaagatgatttatgtgttgatcttgaaggatttgaagaggtattgacaaggtggaagaagcattgtgggtttgaagtgatttggagggtttgaagttgttcttgagcaaagaaggtaagatggtttcccatcacttgaatctaacctagatctaggttagagccatccaataagacttgaaagtgtgaagaatgggttgggaaaagcccccatttgaatccccaaagaatggaggaagttgggaagaaacagcagttttcccgccaagaccggtgggtaggaccggtgggccatccagcccgcctgtgagcacccacctgagagggcagggccttcgggcacaattGGCGGGCCCAACAGGCGGGCTAACCTGCCCGCCAGTCTTAgtagggccccctggcccaaccggcaggccagaccgacgggccaaccggcgggcccctacccgccggtccaaaccggtgggtaggaccggtgggccagacagcccacttgtCTGACCCAACTGTGTGGCctcgaaggtgattcttacgtccgattggacccaaatcggacgtgcgaccttcttttaaagTTCTAAACATGAGTTTGTCATCGGattgtgttaattttgattccaaaatggtgaagtactaaccctgctcaattatgttaggtttaccaaatcctacccgattcgcaccggatctcacccgtaccgaacggaaATCCTTATaggctacaggtaagtggggagaggacgtttggccttgtttcaaggcattgtttggcattcatttaattgtatctagtctagtcatgccatcatgaatatgctatgtagattagtcattcctcacattgttatgcatgtgtgctatgttcactttctaaatgccaattgaatgagatgtttatatgttgaatgtggacatcattgtgcatgatgcattgatagactagatgccgtagtcggcttggaaacgagtgcattggtggcccgtggtatgggacgcggtggcactatgcaatcgtactattatcatataggagcatgcgatattaggattttcaccatcccatgctacgacccttcccaacaggggttgaggtgttgggttatcatttggggggaagcagtggtcgcggttgtcgggtcactgtggcggttagacataacgcccggtgggtcaataggacagtcggcaaccccagtggtacattcaagagggccaatcatactgcttttaaattgctggagtcagcacctttaatttcagttatttacttttctgttgagagccggtggatggcattgtctttacttttccgagtactcacggtgggccttctccaacagccctatgggcgtatcgcgggatggagttcgcagctcgtacccggagtgtacgcgcactgtggctgtagtagcactaaaaccaaggacttagtaatgttgcttaggtggatgtgaattaaaatgtatagcatggcatgtagtgcatatgatgtgttttgctgtgtggattgctgtgtggtccatcttaccacttactgagctagtgagctcatcccacgtgtacaccccctttttagatgattttgcaggtcatgcatctgaagagcacggggcgggtcccacagtcgagttccccaaggaggattggtgggcccctggggagttagagcacagcactgactgctcgtgcgagagttatgctgcgggaccgcagttctgatgccgagctgagatccacttttgaggccgagctgagctctaccatgtgatgccaagCTGGCCTCAAACCTTgttgccgagctgagctctagtctagataccgagctgagctgtgtactctgattattttgatggtttcctttacatacttgatatatgaattgtacttttattgtgtaaatatcatgccttcgggcccacatgtatataactattgtatcacaattcgggtagtattatgggattattcacaggtaaaacttagtctttcgctgatctgatgagcttatattagttgtgtgtatgctgtggtggaatacagtatcagatgatcctggcaggtttgggttaaccggtattaacccggtcattggccctgttctgtgagaacggggtgtgacacctgtAATATTGAAGTTGATGAGGGACATCGAGAGCTCGAAACCTTAAGACAAcaacctagggaagggtttaccATTTTCTTAACAAGGTTCAGAAACAAGGCTGCCAAAATGGCAGATCGACCTTCTGAAACAGAataagtagaaatgttgattgagaacttatcaagttcttattatgatgttctctatatcaacatctgcaaacttttgatgccctaatagccactgaGACACttgttgagaacaagatcctaagggatgcacaatatcaagaCATGGGAAAGAACGCCAAGGGTGGGCTAGACAAgaatcctgaaaccaatgtgATGGGTGCAGTCCAACAGTCAATATCATCTACGACCACTTCACCTTCACAGTCATttgtaatacaattaaatgCTCCTtcccagaaggctcctcacCTAAGAAGAtagttttctaatttgggaatgccagtgacagcagtgtatgaaaagcaaaagaaacaaggattgctagggatagtggctccaagggtaatcaacaaccctcctccagcttggtacagagatcatgaatattgtgcttaccacactcagaaggggcacaacactgaaagatgcctAGATTTACAACATGTAGttcaagatttgatagacaaagggaccattgaagtcgaggccaaacatcctcccaATGGTATTATCAACCTACTCCCTGATCATGCAACAGTCAATGTATTGGAAGAAGAATCAatagaaagtgaccccactcaactcatcaagccaTGGGCTCGAAGAAATCACTTAAATGTCATGGGAGGTAGGACATGGGTCAAGCAAACCCCTGGGAAAGCAGAGCCATCAGAAAAAGAGTCAGAAGATGATGATCAAATACCTGCCTTCCCTCCTTTGTCACTgaccctagaagaagaactcACCGCCTCATATCATCAGCTGGAGCCATTGTCCTCCTTCTCACGGTACCACCAGAAAGCAGGCCCCCCTTTATCATCTTATCATCCACTACCTTCATCAGAATACCTTGtttcctacatcacatccctttcatatcaccccaccccatatccctcatcacccttacaTTATTCCCATGGGTCGATAGATAAGCCATCAggcccaaaagaaggatgcacggatgggtacaattggaaggatatgcttgcattaccagattctccaaagataacttcatcaacaggatcagtgaatgcattaggagaagaccaggagggtgaacccacttctctaattcagcccactatatcttcagaggacaatccagaTGTGATTGAAGAGATTACGAATGATCTTCTTAGAGCAATAAtagcattggccataggggagcagaatAAAGAGTACAcatccctaatccatatagggagtgacatagaggatgatgaatcagatgaagaaccaagtgagggagaaatcagtgaagaagagaatgatggagatggcTCTAgttctcaagatgatgatgagtgcccagactaggatgactaccaagggccttggcacaatgataataatgatgaatcagggtactactcACTCAGATATCCAAGAGGATATTTAGTATATGCAATTGGCGAGGATGACTCGatggttgatcccacagatACTATTCAGTCAGCACTTGCAATTCACATAGAAGGAGATGAGCAAGCACCTATCCAAAAGAACCagtgcaccattgaagaaataacagcaactttctcagaaggagaagaaggccctttaccacatctcctcatccattgaGCCACCGAACCGCTCCTAAATTAGACTAGCATtagagaagacttcaagtttactcatgctatcgaGTCAATCAACTTGAATACCACTGACAAAAGCATGTTGTTAAGTCTGTaattgagtctgttgtttatgattttatgtcggcctcccctctagAGGTGAGTCCAAAGCcgtgtatgttgagtctgttactccttctttcatgaatgaaatttctgatttcgagtatgacttgcctcctttttttaaCGATGATcttaaaaaatatcaagagttaataaaataatgcaaattaaagaaaacccaacccatccatgtggatacccgggttattaacctaggaaccgaccaatgccttcgagaggtaaaaattggaactaccctagatgacgaagaagtagaacagacagtcttttgaaggagtttgtcgaagtctttgcttggtcttataaggatatgcttggtatagaCCCCGACATCTGGCAACATCGATTGTTGACTTATCCTGGGGTAAAACTAGTAAAGCAAAAGCTCCAAGTGAGAAGATCAGGGAAGAGTTGGGAAGcagtggaatgtagggtttctacaagtggtgaagtatacccaatggttggctaacataatatgtgataccctacttttaaaacctggtgtACTTACATGGTTGACCTAGTTTAACcctgcaggacccgaaccagagagggttaaggcgggttccctatggaccatgatggcaagggtgactttgaacacaggttggccagacaagtctgagtcagtgccaaaggagacgggtgtaaccatgccatgtacatgcacgtattataaggccatgtacgagtAATGCTGGAATGTAGCCCTTTCTAAAGtatatacgtattatatatcttgtgctgagagtgagatacatgctgagagttgaattccatcgaaatctcaaatatttggctaagttttgaccaacaggtgggcgatcacaggtgggcgaacccgcccaccagtgtgacccacccatgtggttactaaatagTGTCTAGTATAAAAgtacttattgttttttatttttctcatttaatgccttaaagagtggatgagaaaagtaaagaaaaaagagaaaagaaaggaagaaaagagaacgaagaagaagaaaggaaaataaaaagaggaagaaatgattttaagcgacgccgaggtttgacCTCCTCATTCCGGcatcgaaaaagtgatccctaacacgagacctacgatttgaggtgagcgaacgctatacttcttaaacttttacaaaaccccaagt is a genomic window of Macadamia integrifolia cultivar HAES 741 chromosome 13, SCU_Mint_v3, whole genome shotgun sequence containing:
- the LOC122059043 gene encoding uncharacterized mitochondrial protein AtMg00860-like, whose product is KQKDGSWRFCVDYRGLNAVTIKERFPILTVDELHGATVFSKLDLRACYHQVRMHTNDVPQTAFRTHHGHYEFLVMRFGLTNARSTFQSTMNQNFQPFLRKFVIIFFDDILVYSKCLTDHVAHLQSVLQCLKIHSLFAKLSKCTFAQSSIEYLGHVISALRVEPDKTKVESMINWSELTNQKQLRGFLGLMGYYRRFIKGYAFVAAPLTDLLKKEWFSWSHQAQEAFEMLKKAMIEAPVLALLILLNPLHWRPMHQGWVLALCCCNLVIPLLSSPRSYVLRCKENLPTSGNYRPSLQL